From the Ursus arctos isolate Adak ecotype North America unplaced genomic scaffold, UrsArc2.0 scaffold_36, whole genome shotgun sequence genome, one window contains:
- the ARHGAP11A gene encoding rho GTPase-activating protein 11A isoform X3 — protein sequence MWDRRLVRLALLQQLRAVYGIKVKSGRGQCDRRRHETAATEIVGKIFGVPFNALPHSVVPEYGHIPSFLVDACTSLEEHIHTEGLFRKSGSVIRLRALKNKLDHGESCLSSAPPCDVAGLLKQFFRELPEPILPADLHEALFKAQQLATEEKNKATLLLSCLMADHTIDVLRYFFNFLRNVSLRSSENKMDSSNLAVIFAPNLLQTSEGHEKMSANTEKKLRLQAAVVQTLIDYASDIGHVPDFIQEKVPAMLGLDGLCATASLEGLEEGECETPGDCKRKRRQSVGDFVSGALNKLKSNRTPSVTPQQQKNAQVSISPTILTPNAKRKLPVDSSHGFSSKKRKSIKHSFNFELLPTNLFSSSSTPVSVPFDTSPEGSSQSSLSPVAISGNHLISTGVLRRSKRIASKKVCRVESGKAGCFSPKISRKEKVRRSLRLKFSLGKSSKDINGCSGVDRYENVGRRLANQQSLKNRIESVKTGLLFSPDIDERLTKKGIVTSYC from the exons ATGTGGGATCGGAGGCTGGTAAGGTTGGCCTTGTTGCAGCAGCTTCGGGCGGTCTATGGCATCAAGGTCAAGAGCGGCCGTGGGCAGTGCGATCGCAGGAGACATGAAACAGCAGCCACGGAAATAGTG GGTAAAATATTTGGAGTACCTTTTAATGCATTGCCCCATTCTGTTGTACCAGAATATGGACACATTCCAAG ttttcttgttGATGCTTGCACATCTTTAGAAGAGCACATTCATACAGAAGGGCTTTTTAGGAAATCAGGATCTGTTATTCGTCTGAGAGCCCTAAAG aataaacTGGATCATGGTGAAAGTTGCCTGTCTTCTGCACCTCCTTGTGATGTCGCAGGACTTCTTAAGCAATTTTTTAGGGAATTGCCAGAGCCCATCCTTCCAGCTGATTTGCATGAAGCACTTTTCAAAGCTCAACAGTTAGCAACAGAGGAGAAGAATAAAGCTACATTATTGCTCTCCTGTCTAATGGCTGACCACACAATTGATGTATTAAGATACTTCTTTAACTTTCTTAGGAATGTTTCCCTTAG GTCCAGCGAGAATAAGATGGATAGCAGCAATCTTGCAGTAATATTTGCACCAAACCTTCTTCAGACAAGtgaaggacatgaaaagatgtctgctaacacagaaaaaaagctaCGATTACAGGCTGCAGTGGTGCAGACTCTTATTGACTATGCATCAGATATTG GACATGTTCCAGATTTTATCCAGGAGAAGGTACCAGCTATGTTGGGTCTTGATGGTCTGTGTGCTACTGCGTCATTAGAAGGCTTGGAAGAAGGTGAATGTGAAACGCCCGGCGATTGTAAGAGAAAGCGAAGACAAAGCGTAGGCG ATTTTGTTAGTGGAgcattaaataaacttaaatctAACAGAACACCCTCTGTTACacctcaacagcaaaaaaatg cccaGGTATCGATATCACCCACGATTCTTACACCAAATGCTAAGCGTAAACTGCCTGTGGATTCCTCTCATGGTTTCTCAAGTAAGAAGAGGAAGTCCATCAAGCACAGTTTTAACTTTGAGTTGTTGCCAACTAATCTCTTCAGTAGCAGTTCTACACCAGTATCAG ttccCTTTGATACAAGCCCAGAAGGATCATCTCAGAGTTCACTCTCTCCTGTAGCCATCAGTGGGAACCATTTGATCAGTACAGGAGTGCTAAGGCGAAGTAAGAGGATTGCAAGCAAAAAAGTTTGCAG GGTGGAATCAGGAAAAGCAGGCTGCTTCTCTCCTAAGATCAGTCGTAAAGAAAAGGTCCGAAGATCTCTTCGTTTGAAATTTAGTCTGGGGAAGAGTAGCAAAGACATA AATGGGTGTTCTGGTGTTGACAGATATGAAAATGTTGGTCGACGACTTGCAAAtcaacaaagtttaaaaaataggatCGAGTCTGTAAAAACAGGTCTGCTTTTTAGCCCAGATATTGATGAAAGATTAACAAAGAAAGGTATAGTTACATCATATTGTTAG